Proteins encoded by one window of Nocardioides euryhalodurans:
- a CDS encoding WD40/YVTN/BNR-like repeat-containing protein: MSAPATLLMIGTRKGLWLATSDEARQDWELSGPHFPMEEVYSVHLDTRGGGQRLLAGCSSSWFGPQVRRSDDLGASWQETPNGAIRFPEDTGVSLARVWQIVPGVEDGVVWAGTEPGAIFRSTDGGETFELVRGLWDHPHRTEWNEGFGGQAFHTILPHPDDAASVVAAISTGGVYRTSDGGTSWEASNTGVKAEFMPGERFFPEFGQCVHKVARDPVDVDRLFLQNHGGVYRSDDGGASWQDIAPGLPSEFGFAMVTHPRESATAYTFPIADAGSRWPVDGRARVWRTSDAGDSWSELGAGGLPDDYYAAVMRDAMCTDTHDPAGLYLGGRNGAVWGSPDEGASWHEIASGLPDVMVVRAAALTR, from the coding sequence ATGTCCGCACCCGCGACCCTGCTCATGATCGGCACCCGCAAGGGACTCTGGCTCGCGACCTCCGACGAGGCGCGCCAGGACTGGGAGCTGAGCGGTCCTCACTTCCCGATGGAGGAGGTCTACTCCGTCCATCTCGACACCCGAGGCGGCGGGCAGCGGTTGCTCGCCGGCTGTTCGTCGAGCTGGTTCGGGCCGCAGGTGCGGCGCTCCGACGACCTCGGGGCCTCGTGGCAGGAGACCCCGAACGGCGCCATCCGGTTCCCCGAGGACACCGGCGTCTCGCTGGCCAGGGTCTGGCAGATCGTGCCCGGGGTCGAGGACGGCGTCGTGTGGGCGGGCACCGAGCCGGGCGCGATCTTCCGTTCCACCGACGGAGGCGAGACCTTCGAGCTGGTCCGGGGCCTGTGGGACCACCCCCACCGCACCGAGTGGAACGAGGGCTTCGGCGGGCAGGCCTTCCACACGATCCTCCCGCACCCCGACGACGCCGCGTCCGTCGTCGCGGCGATCTCCACCGGCGGCGTCTACCGCACGTCCGACGGGGGGACCTCCTGGGAGGCGTCCAACACCGGGGTGAAGGCCGAGTTCATGCCCGGCGAGCGGTTCTTCCCCGAGTTCGGCCAGTGCGTGCACAAGGTGGCGCGTGACCCCGTCGACGTGGACCGGCTCTTCCTCCAGAACCACGGCGGCGTCTACCGGTCCGACGACGGCGGCGCCTCGTGGCAGGACATCGCCCCGGGGCTGCCGAGCGAGTTCGGGTTCGCGATGGTGACCCATCCGCGCGAGTCGGCCACCGCCTACACCTTCCCGATCGCCGACGCAGGCAGCCGCTGGCCGGTCGACGGCCGTGCCCGGGTCTGGCGCACCTCCGACGCGGGCGACTCCTGGTCCGAGCTGGGGGCCGGCGGGCTCCCCGACGACTACTACGCAGCGGTGATGCGGGACGCGATGTGCACCGACACCCACGACCCGGCGGGCCTCTACCTCGGGGGCCGCAACGGAGCCGTCTGGGGGTCACCCGACGAGGGGGCGAGCTGGCACGAGATCGCGTCCGGCCTGCCCGACGTCATGGTGGTGCGGGCGGCTGCCCTCACGCGCTGA
- a CDS encoding ABC transporter permease encodes MSTETTTSGLDQHPMIDRPTIRTGSLLSQSLVITRRNLIHIRRMPEMLLDVTIQPVMFVLLFAYVFGGAIATDAPAGYNEWLLGGIMGQTIAFASFIVAVGLTSDIDKGIVDRMRSLPIHPSAVLVGRSISSLIHSSIGIVVMSLTGLLIGWRIRGTFVEAVAAYGLLLLWGFTMIWLGILVGSRMRSVEAVNGVMFTTIFPLTFLSNAFAPTEDMEPWLRTIAEWNPISALVQAIRVLWGNTPPAPADAALPLQNPVIATLIWCFALTAILAPLSIRTFRNRTQQ; translated from the coding sequence ATGAGCACCGAGACCACGACCAGCGGCCTCGACCAGCACCCCATGATCGACCGCCCCACGATCCGCACCGGCAGCCTGCTCAGCCAGTCCCTGGTGATCACGCGGCGCAACCTGATCCACATCCGCCGGATGCCGGAGATGCTCCTCGACGTCACGATCCAGCCGGTGATGTTCGTGCTGCTCTTCGCCTACGTCTTCGGCGGTGCGATCGCGACCGACGCCCCGGCCGGCTACAACGAGTGGCTGCTCGGCGGGATCATGGGACAGACCATCGCGTTCGCCTCCTTCATCGTCGCGGTCGGTCTCACCTCCGACATCGACAAGGGCATCGTCGACCGGATGCGCTCGCTGCCGATCCACCCCTCGGCCGTCCTGGTCGGTCGGAGCATCTCCAGCCTGATCCACTCCTCCATCGGCATCGTCGTGATGTCGCTGACGGGCCTGCTGATCGGCTGGCGGATCCGCGGCACGTTCGTCGAGGCGGTCGCCGCCTACGGGTTGCTGCTGCTCTGGGGCTTCACGATGATCTGGCTGGGGATCCTGGTCGGCTCGAGGATGCGGTCGGTCGAGGCGGTCAACGGCGTCATGTTCACCACGATCTTCCCGCTGACCTTCCTGTCCAACGCGTTCGCGCCGACCGAGGACATGGAGCCGTGGCTGCGCACCATCGCCGAGTGGAACCCGATCTCCGCGCTGGTGCAGGCGATCCGCGTGCTCTGGGGCAACACGCCGCCCGCGCCGGCCGACGCCGCCCTGCCGCTGCAGAACCCGGTCATCGCGACGTTGATCTGGTGCTTCGCGCTGACGGCGATCCTGGCGCCGCTGTCCATCCGTACGTTCCGCAACCGCACCCAGCAGTGA
- a CDS encoding adenosylcobinamide-GDP ribazoletransferase, translated as MSLPVDATRLAVGTLTVLPVEPPSTVDRRVAALAMTLAPLAVLPLAVPVALLVWAGDRLDTPALLTGLLAVGLLALGSGGLHLDGLADTADGLTVPGDTTRRLAVMRTGDVGPVGAATLLLVMSVQAVALAGTLERYGAAAAALTAGLGVVVSRGCLVIACSRGVPAARGDGLGSAVAGSVPLPVVLLVLGALTTTALLLDGGRGVAGVTVAAVVAGGVLLRAVRRLGGVTGDVLGAVVELALAGYLVAQVVGSP; from the coding sequence GTGAGCCTCCCGGTCGACGCGACGCGGCTCGCCGTCGGCACCCTCACGGTGCTTCCGGTCGAGCCGCCGAGCACGGTCGACAGGCGGGTCGCCGCCCTGGCGATGACGCTGGCGCCGCTGGCGGTGCTGCCGCTCGCGGTCCCCGTGGCGCTGCTGGTCTGGGCAGGGGATCGCCTCGACACCCCCGCGCTGCTGACGGGTCTGCTCGCAGTGGGCCTGCTCGCCCTCGGCTCCGGCGGGCTGCACCTCGACGGTCTCGCCGACACCGCCGACGGCCTGACGGTGCCGGGCGACACGACCCGCCGGCTCGCGGTGATGCGCACCGGCGACGTCGGCCCCGTCGGCGCGGCGACCCTGCTGCTGGTCATGTCGGTGCAGGCGGTCGCCCTGGCGGGCACCCTCGAGCGGTACGGCGCCGCGGCCGCCGCCCTCACGGCCGGTCTCGGGGTGGTCGTCAGCCGGGGCTGCCTGGTGATCGCCTGCTCGCGAGGGGTCCCGGCTGCCCGGGGTGACGGGCTCGGGAGCGCGGTTGCCGGCTCGGTGCCGCTCCCGGTGGTCCTCCTCGTCCTCGGCGCGCTGACGACGACCGCGCTGCTGCTCGACGGCGGCCGCGGTGTCGCGGGGGTGACCGTGGCCGCCGTGGTGGCGGGGGGCGTCCTGCTCCGGGCGGTGCGTCGCCTCGGAGGCGTGACCGGTGACGTGCTGGGCGCCGTCGTGGAGCTGGCCCTGGCCGGCTACCTCGTGGCGCAGGTGGTCGGCTCTCCCTGA
- a CDS encoding ATP-binding cassette domain-containing protein: MSTNPAIEADQLVKHFGETVAVDGVSFAVPRGTVLGLLGPNGAGKTTTVRMMTTLTTPTSGTARVAGHDVLREPEAVRRSMGLTGQAATVDELLTGKENLWLVGSLYGLDRVTIQRQTDDLLERFSLTDAADRTIKTYSGGMRRRLDLAVSLIATPPVLFLDEPTTGLDPRSRVELWEVLRDLVRDGTTLLLTTQYLEEADQLADDIVVIDRGTVIAHGTPLELKDASGRAALVVTVSRPEDLSAAADLLRRAVPEVHVDEPTRSVTAPAEGLSDVTRVATLFDGSGIDLDDLGLQRPSLDDVFLHLTGHRAEDTAPEEEISA; encoded by the coding sequence GTGAGCACGAATCCGGCGATCGAGGCCGATCAGCTCGTCAAGCACTTCGGGGAGACCGTGGCGGTCGACGGCGTGAGCTTCGCGGTGCCGCGCGGCACCGTCCTGGGGCTGCTCGGACCCAATGGGGCGGGCAAGACCACCACGGTGCGGATGATGACCACGTTGACCACGCCCACGAGCGGCACGGCGCGGGTGGCGGGGCACGACGTGCTGCGCGAGCCCGAGGCCGTGCGGAGGTCGATGGGGCTGACCGGCCAGGCGGCCACGGTCGACGAGCTGCTGACGGGCAAGGAGAACCTCTGGCTCGTCGGCAGCCTCTACGGCCTCGACCGGGTGACCATCCAGCGCCAGACCGACGACCTGCTGGAGCGGTTCTCGCTCACCGACGCCGCCGACCGGACCATCAAGACCTACTCCGGGGGCATGCGGCGCCGGCTCGACCTCGCGGTGAGCCTGATCGCGACGCCGCCGGTGCTGTTCCTCGACGAGCCGACCACCGGGCTCGACCCGCGCAGCCGTGTGGAGCTGTGGGAGGTGCTGCGCGACCTGGTGCGCGACGGCACCACGCTGCTGCTCACGACGCAGTACCTCGAGGAGGCCGACCAGCTCGCCGACGACATCGTCGTCATCGACCGCGGCACCGTCATCGCCCACGGCACCCCGCTCGAGCTCAAGGACGCCTCCGGCCGCGCCGCGCTGGTCGTGACCGTGTCCCGGCCCGAGGACCTCTCCGCGGCCGCCGACCTGCTGCGCCGAGCCGTCCCCGAGGTCCACGTCGACGAGCCGACCCGCTCGGTGACGGCGCCCGCCGAGGGCCTCTCCGACGTCACCCGCGTCGCGACGCTGTTCGACGGCAGCGGCATCGACCTCGACGACCTGGGGCTGCAACGACCGAGTCTCGACGACGTCTTCCTGCACCTGACCGGCCACCGCGCCGAGGACACCGCCCCCGAGGAGGAGATCTCCGCATGA
- the cobT gene encoding nicotinate-nucleotide--dimethylbenzimidazole phosphoribosyltransferase gives MTHVARIDEGARTGARRRVDALAKPLGALGRLEDLAVWLAGVQGTSAPVPPREVSVVVFAGDHGVTGDGAVSAYPRAVTAAMVREFLRGGAAVNVLAGAHGARVRVVDLGVDDDLTDTPPEVRRHKVRRGSGAIQREDALTVDQALAGLAAGRAIADEEVDAGADLLVPGDMGIGNTTVAATLVGTVLGLDADQVVGWGTGVDDETWRHKRDVVAAALERARPYADDPVALLRSVGSADLAAGTGFLLRSAERGVPVLLDGVVSGACALLAERSAPGAVAWWCAGHRSTEPAHRAALASLGLAPLLDLELRLGEASGALTALPLLRTAALLLAGMTTLDSVAPPVPEQV, from the coding sequence ATGACCCACGTGGCGAGGATCGACGAGGGGGCCCGGACCGGGGCCCGGCGACGGGTGGACGCCCTGGCGAAGCCGCTGGGGGCGCTCGGCCGGCTGGAGGACCTGGCGGTCTGGCTGGCCGGCGTCCAAGGGACCTCCGCCCCGGTCCCGCCCCGCGAGGTGTCGGTCGTGGTGTTCGCGGGGGACCACGGGGTCACCGGTGACGGGGCGGTGTCGGCGTACCCGCGAGCCGTGACGGCCGCGATGGTGCGGGAGTTCCTCCGCGGCGGCGCAGCGGTCAACGTGCTCGCCGGGGCGCACGGCGCCCGGGTCCGCGTGGTGGACCTCGGTGTCGACGACGACCTGACCGACACCCCTCCCGAGGTCCGCCGGCACAAGGTCCGGCGGGGCTCCGGGGCGATCCAGCGCGAGGACGCCCTGACCGTCGACCAGGCCCTCGCCGGCCTGGCTGCGGGCCGCGCGATCGCGGACGAGGAGGTCGACGCCGGCGCCGACCTGCTCGTGCCCGGCGACATGGGCATCGGCAACACCACCGTGGCTGCCACGCTGGTGGGGACGGTCCTGGGCCTCGACGCCGACCAGGTCGTCGGCTGGGGGACCGGGGTCGACGACGAGACCTGGCGGCACAAGCGGGACGTGGTCGCCGCCGCGCTCGAGCGCGCCCGCCCGTACGCCGACGACCCGGTCGCGCTGCTGCGGAGCGTCGGCAGCGCCGACCTGGCCGCCGGCACCGGCTTCCTGCTCCGGTCCGCCGAACGGGGCGTCCCGGTGCTCCTGGACGGCGTGGTCTCCGGGGCCTGCGCCCTGCTGGCGGAGCGGTCGGCGCCGGGGGCCGTGGCCTGGTGGTGCGCCGGGCACCGGTCCACCGAGCCCGCGCACCGGGCCGCGCTCGCGTCGCTCGGCCTCGCACCGCTCCTCGACCTGGAGCTGCGGCTGGGAGAGGCGAGCGGCGCGCTGACCGCGCTGCCGCTGCTGAGGACGGCCGCGCTGCTGCTGGCCGGGATGACGACCCTCGACTCCGTCGCCCCTCCCGTACCGGAGCAGGTGTGA
- a CDS encoding alpha/beta fold hydrolase, translating into MSSPATETAPDARLAFGDVLSDDGTRLRVWTNDPDGTLPGPTVVLCNGLGTSPWTWPALLEPDCGVRVVSWNHRGTGGSARPRDPQRVGIDDFVDDALSVMDHFGVERAVLAGWSMGVNTMFELATLHPERVAGLFAVAGVPGGTFGTMLAPFHLPQAVAHTLTVNASRALKYGGRALTPVARRLPVGRRSIAVLGHTGFMFPMPDQELAAKAVREFLQTPVDWYFHLALRTAEHPRVRLSRITVPVTLVAGRWDVLSGSRAMATAADRLADASYVELQGSHFVQMERPGEVHDLLLELLARVG; encoded by the coding sequence ATGTCCTCCCCTGCCACGGAGACCGCCCCCGACGCCCGCCTGGCCTTCGGCGACGTGCTCTCCGACGACGGGACCCGGTTGCGGGTCTGGACCAACGACCCCGACGGCACCCTGCCCGGACCCACCGTGGTGCTCTGCAACGGCCTCGGCACCAGCCCGTGGACCTGGCCGGCGCTCCTCGAGCCCGACTGCGGCGTCCGCGTCGTCAGCTGGAACCACCGCGGCACCGGCGGGTCCGCCCGGCCGCGCGACCCGCAGCGCGTCGGCATCGACGACTTCGTCGACGACGCGCTCTCGGTGATGGACCACTTCGGTGTCGAGCGCGCGGTCCTCGCCGGTTGGTCGATGGGGGTCAACACGATGTTCGAGCTGGCCACGCTCCACCCCGAGCGCGTCGCCGGCCTGTTCGCGGTGGCGGGGGTGCCGGGCGGCACCTTCGGCACGATGCTGGCTCCCTTCCACCTGCCGCAGGCCGTGGCCCACACGCTGACGGTCAACGCCTCGCGCGCCCTGAAGTACGGCGGTCGGGCGCTGACGCCCGTCGCCCGGCGGCTTCCCGTGGGCCGGCGCAGCATCGCGGTGCTCGGCCACACCGGGTTCATGTTCCCGATGCCCGACCAGGAGCTGGCCGCCAAGGCCGTGCGGGAGTTCCTCCAGACGCCCGTGGACTGGTACTTCCACCTCGCGCTCCGCACCGCCGAGCACCCCCGGGTCCGGCTGAGCCGGATCACCGTCCCCGTCACCCTCGTGGCCGGCCGGTGGGACGTCCTCAGCGGCAGCCGGGCCATGGCCACGGCCGCCGACCGGCTCGCCGACGCCTCCTACGTCGAGCTCCAGGGGTCGCACTTCGTCCAGATGGAACGTCCCGGCGAGGTCCACGACCTGCTGCTCGAGCTCCTCGCGCGGGTGGGTTGA
- a CDS encoding PQQ-dependent sugar dehydrogenase codes for MRRPIAVGVLVLLASLSACSDDSATPGPPTVTAPTEEPEPAPEEPTDGPTISPSDERVRVVDTVATGLEAPWGLGFLPDGRAVVTERDTRQVLLIDPAGGEPQGLGALGEPVGEGDAGEGGLLGVAVSPDFAEDRFLYFYLSTASDNRVVRAPLDRQDRLGTPEVLLDGIPTGFIHDGGRLRFGPDGFLYVSTGETGTPELAPDRSSLAGKILRITAEGDPAPGNPDPDSPVWSWGHRNVQGLAFDDDGNLWASEFGQSTYDELNLIRKGSDYGWPVVEGRGDEEGLVNPRVVWRTDQASPSGLAHAEGHLWLGALQGTRLWRVDVADGEATDPTPFFVGEYGRLRTVEVAPDGRLWVTTSNRDGRGSPAPEDDRILVVTPGSD; via the coding sequence ATGCGTCGCCCGATCGCCGTCGGCGTGCTGGTGCTGCTGGCAAGCCTCTCCGCCTGCTCCGACGACTCCGCGACCCCGGGGCCGCCCACGGTCACCGCCCCGACCGAGGAGCCCGAGCCCGCCCCCGAGGAGCCCACCGACGGCCCCACGATCTCCCCCAGCGACGAGCGGGTGCGCGTGGTCGACACGGTCGCGACCGGCCTGGAGGCGCCGTGGGGGCTGGGCTTCCTCCCGGACGGCCGGGCCGTCGTCACCGAGCGCGACACCCGCCAGGTGCTGCTGATCGACCCGGCGGGCGGGGAGCCGCAGGGCCTCGGCGCGCTCGGCGAGCCCGTCGGTGAGGGCGACGCCGGCGAGGGCGGGCTGCTCGGGGTCGCGGTGTCACCCGACTTCGCGGAGGACCGGTTCCTCTACTTCTACCTCAGCACGGCCTCCGACAACCGCGTCGTCCGCGCTCCCCTCGACCGGCAGGACCGGCTCGGCACCCCCGAGGTGCTGCTGGACGGCATCCCGACCGGCTTCATCCACGACGGCGGCCGGCTCCGGTTCGGCCCCGACGGCTTCCTCTACGTCTCCACCGGCGAGACCGGCACGCCCGAGCTCGCCCCCGACCGCTCCTCGCTCGCGGGCAAGATCCTGCGGATCACAGCCGAGGGCGACCCCGCTCCGGGCAACCCCGACCCCGACTCACCGGTCTGGTCGTGGGGGCACCGCAACGTGCAGGGGCTGGCGTTCGACGACGACGGCAACCTCTGGGCGAGCGAGTTCGGCCAGTCGACGTACGACGAGCTCAACCTGATCCGCAAGGGGTCCGACTACGGCTGGCCGGTGGTCGAGGGCCGCGGTGACGAGGAGGGGCTGGTCAACCCCCGTGTGGTCTGGCGGACCGACCAGGCGTCCCCGTCCGGGCTCGCCCACGCCGAGGGCCACCTCTGGCTCGGTGCCCTGCAGGGCACCCGGCTGTGGCGGGTCGACGTCGCCGACGGCGAGGCCACCGACCCGACCCCCTTCTTCGTCGGTGAGTACGGCCGGCTGCGCACCGTCGAGGTCGCCCCCGACGGCCGGCTCTGGGTCACGACCTCCAACCGCGACGGCCGCGGCTCACCCGCGCCCGAGGACGACCGGATCCTCGTCGTCACCCCCGGGAGCGACTGA
- a CDS encoding EamA family transporter has translation MAPRFSPVWLVLLGILSVQLGAAIAKDLFDEISPTGIVWLRLVTSAVVLGLVARPVLRGRTRADWTVVIGFGVTLGVMNWAIYQAFARIPLGIAVTIEFVGPLTLAVLGSRRPRDLLWVALAALGVLLLGLQPGDVTLAGAGFALLAGAAWAAYILLSAQTGERWPGLGGLAVASVVATVLLGPAAMAVSGTALLDWRVLAVGAAVGLLSSVVPYSCELVALRSLKPAVFSILMSLEPAAAALAAIVVLQEFLTPTQWAAMACVVVASVGATRSGRALTEPVPD, from the coding sequence GTGGCGCCCCGATTCTCACCGGTCTGGCTCGTCCTTCTCGGAATCCTCTCGGTCCAGCTCGGCGCCGCGATCGCGAAGGACCTCTTCGACGAGATCTCCCCGACCGGGATCGTGTGGCTGCGGCTGGTCACGAGCGCGGTGGTGCTGGGCCTGGTCGCCCGCCCGGTCCTGCGCGGACGTACGAGGGCCGACTGGACCGTCGTCATCGGCTTCGGCGTCACCCTCGGGGTGATGAACTGGGCGATCTACCAGGCCTTCGCCCGGATCCCCCTCGGCATCGCCGTCACCATCGAGTTCGTCGGCCCGCTGACCCTGGCGGTGCTCGGCTCGCGCCGCCCGCGCGACCTGCTCTGGGTCGCCCTGGCCGCGCTGGGCGTGCTCCTGCTCGGGCTCCAGCCCGGCGACGTCACGCTGGCCGGGGCGGGGTTCGCGCTGCTGGCCGGGGCCGCCTGGGCGGCGTACATCCTGCTGAGCGCACAGACCGGCGAGCGCTGGCCCGGACTGGGCGGGCTGGCGGTGGCGAGCGTGGTCGCGACGGTGCTGCTGGGTCCCGCGGCGATGGCGGTCTCGGGGACCGCGCTGCTGGACTGGCGGGTGCTGGCCGTGGGCGCCGCGGTCGGGCTGCTGAGCTCGGTGGTCCCCTACAGCTGCGAGCTGGTGGCGCTGCGCAGCCTGAAGCCGGCGGTCTTCTCGATCCTGATGAGCCTCGAGCCCGCGGCGGCCGCGCTCGCCGCCATCGTGGTGCTGCAGGAGTTCCTCACCCCGACGCAGTGGGCCGCGATGGCGTGCGTCGTCGTCGCGTCGGTCGGCGCGACGCGGTCTGGCCGGGCACTCACCGAGCCGGTGCCCGACTGA